One window from the genome of Hemitrygon akajei chromosome 4, sHemAka1.3, whole genome shotgun sequence encodes:
- the pcdh20 gene encoding protocadherin-20 — protein MDRDSGRGTVHQTKVQGTLWCFSLVGFFLVSRSLASDLVYRVKEESPSGTLIGNLATDLKLGGSSESKVTYNLASQPVDGRFVDLDRDTGELRTSDSVLDRESLCPEQPERECWLFLDVILLPANFFRLLKISVLVEDVNDNAPQFPAASIGVSVAENAEPGSRYPLEPPAEDRDPGANGVQSYRLAGAHDGFSLLTEQAERGSPPVPWLVLEAALDRETRDLYQMVLVAEDGGSPRRSGTASLTVTVTDVNDNCPRFVESSVNLTLSSNTTVGSQLARLRATDPDLGYNARIVYSYADRVPASSARLFRLDSSSGVIQLAAPLPEGGPPLHRLTVLATGTGCSPVTAAVRLAVQPLQPSPPRVTPRYIALQSDGVVYLKESEPARTPIAFFTVTDAKHRPPPRCYLQGPGPFRLAPYRAFRDEYLLETSRQLDYELMPEYEVTVVAESADGLALRTRIRIVLLDENDNSPVFSQPVLNVAIEENQPAGSFLARLKAIDADSGVMGSVTYALAPGALPVFVLDKVSGVLSLSAPLDREEQEKYRIVVKAIDGGTPSRESTATVLLTVLDTNDNSPRFINKDFNFFVPEDYPSFSEIGVIGVVDADDGNNGWVALSILNGSDHFVIDTGKGNLMARAPLDREQQSSYILWVLATDGGEPALSAVAKVTVLLTDVNDNPPLVLFPQSNLSFLLVAPSTAPGSSIMEVYAVDKDTGMNAVIAYSIIGHRGPSPETFVIDTGTGNITLHGTLVKNDYGLYRLLVKVSDHGYPEPLHTTVVVNLFVNDTLSNESYIENLLRKEPDIRIEESLPETRTDPFQTEVDIFPCQTVLIALSGFCFGLLILVFALVCYISLRKRKHRRKNYSVTDVDIPLNKIASCTLEKKSMI, from the exons ATGGATCGAGACTCGGGCCGGGGTACTGTCCACCAGACAAAGGTCCAG GGAACGCTCTGGTGTTTTTCTCTGGTGGGATTTTTTCTCGTGAGCCGGAGCTTGGCGTCTGACCTGGTGTACCGAGTGAAGGAAGAATCCCCGAGCGGGACCCTCATAGGCAACCTGGCCACCGACCTAAAGTTGGGAGGCTCGTCCGAGTCCAAAGTCACATACAACCTGGCTTCGCAGCCCGTGGACGGGCGTTTCGTGGATCTGGACCGGGACACGGGTGAGCTGCGCACATCGGACTCGGTGCTAGACAGGGAGAGCCTGTGCCCTGAGCAGCCAGAGCGAGAGTGCTGGCTGTTCCTGGACGTTATCCTGCTGCCGGCCAATTTCTTTCGTTTGCTCAAGATCAGCGTCCTGGTGGAGGACGTCAACGACAACGCGCCGCAATTCCCCGCCGCCAGCATCGGGGTCTCGGTGGCGGAGAACGCCGAGCCAGGTTCTCGCTACCCGCTGGAGCCGCCGGCCGAGGACCGCGACCCGGGAGCCAACGGGGTCCAGAGTTACCGGTTGGCAGGTGCCCACGACGGCTTCTCGCTGCTCACCGAACAGGCGGAGCGCGGCAGCCCCCCGGTGCCCTGGCTGGTGCTGGAGGCGGCCCTGGACCGAGAGACTCGGGACCTCTACCAGATGGTGCTGGTGGCCGAGGACGGCGGCTCTCCCCGGCGCTCGGGTACCGCCAGCCTCACCGTCACCGTCACCGATGTCAACGACAACTGCCCCCGCTTCGTTGAGTCCAGCGTCAACCTTACCCTGAGCTCCAACACCACGGTGGGCAGCCAGCTGGCCCGACTCCGCGCCACCGACCCCGACCTGGGCTACAACGCCCGCATCGTCTACTCCTATGCCGACAGGGTGCCCGCCAGCTCGGCGCGACTCTTCCGCCTGGACAGCAGCTCAGGGGTGATCCAGCTGGCCGCTCCGCTGCCGGAGGGCGGGCCGCCGCTGCACCGGCTCACCGTGCTGGCCACCGGCACCGGCTGCAGCCCGGTCACCGCCGCCGTGCGCCTGGCCGTGCAGCCGCTGCAGCCATCGCCGCCGCGGGTCACCCCACGCTACATCGCCTTGCAGTCGGACGGTGTGGTGTACCTGAAGGAGAGCGAGCCCGCCCGCACCCCTATTGCCTTCTTCACCGTGACGGACGCCAAGCACAGGCCGCCCCCTCGCTGCTACCTGCAGGGCCCGGGACCCTTCCGCCTGGCGCCCTACCGAGCCTTCCGCGACGAGTACCTGCTGGAGACCTCCCGCCAGCTGGACTACGAGCTCATGCCCGAGTATGAGGTGACGGTGGTGGCAGAGAGCGCCGACGGGCTCGCCCTCAGGACCCGCATCAGGATCGTCCTGCTCGATGAGAATGACAACTCGCCCGTCTTCAGCCAGCCCGTGCTCAACGTGGCCATCGAGGAGAACCAGCCCGCTGGCAGCTTCCTGGCTCGGCTGAAGGCCATCGACGCTGACAGCGGGGTCATGGGCAGTGTCACCTACGCCCTAGCCCCCGGGGCCCTCCCCGTCTTCGTCCTGGACAAGGTGAGCGGCGTGCTCTCCCTGTCGGCGCCCCTGGATCGCGAAGAGCAGGAGAAGTACCGGATCGTCGTCAAGGCCATTGATGGCGGGACCCCGTCCCGGGAATCCACGGCCACCGTCCTCCTCACCGTACTAGACACCAATGATAACAGTCCCAGATTCATTAACAAGGACTTCAATTTCTTTGTGCCCGAAGACTACCCGAGTTTCAGTGAGATTGGCGTGATTGGTGTTGTCGATGCTGACGATGGGAATAACGGCTGGGTGGCTCTGTCCATACTCAATGGCAGTGATCATTTTGTCATCGACACGGGCAAGGGGAATTTGATGGCCAGAGCGCCCCTGGACAGGGAACAACAGAGCTCCTACATTCTCTGGGTTCTGGCTACGGATGGAGGGGAGCCTGCTCTGTCTGCTGTAGCTAAGGTGACTGTGCTTCTAACGGATGTCAATGATAACCCACCTTTGGTCTTGTTCCCTCAGTCCAACCTCTCTTTTCTACTGGTGGCTCCATCCACAGCCCCTGGCTCTTCCATTATGGAGGTGTATGCAGTTGATAAGGACACAGGGATGAATGCTGTCATTGCCTACAGCATCATTGGCCACAGAGGGCCTAGTCCAGAGACTTTTGTCATTGACACAGGAACGGGTAACATCACCTTGCATGGGACTTTGGTGAAGAATGACTATGGACTGTATAGACTACTGGTCAAAGTCAGCGACCATGGTTACCCAGAGCCACTCCACACCACAGTTGTAGTCAATCTCTTTGTCAACGATACATTGAGCAATGAGAGTTACATAGAAAACCTGCTGAGGAAGGAGCCTGACATCAGGATTGAGGAAAGCCTACCAGAGACCAGGACTGACCCTTTTCAAACCGAAGTTGACATATTTCCATGCCAGACTGTGTTGATAGCTCTGTCCGGTTTTTGCTTCGGCCTTCTCATTTTAGTGTTTGCTTTGGTGTGCTACATCTCACTTAGGAAAAGGAAGCACAGACGTAAAAATTACAGTGTTACTGATGTTGATATCCCATTGAACAAAATTGCTTCATGTACATTAGAGAAGAAATCAATGATTTAG